A part of Maridesulfovibrio hydrothermalis AM13 = DSM 14728 genomic DNA contains:
- a CDS encoding class I SAM-dependent methyltransferase, which produces MTKNTELKKIVEEVGKDKIWRPLFDFENNALACGVGHDIDGIDPEFSGLDFTGKTVCDLGCNLGHFTFHAHKGCAKEVVGYDMEPKVIAGAKKLAALYNIEGVDFKVCNFAYEEPERTFDMGMLIDILGKVNIAKGHLIPILKGLEKRSKSEMLITFRPVYLVERHLKMSEDDFLKLYPQAKIENGFFSLLDFAKDLFAENWDMTYLSKELPDDEQYKRTMFFIRK; this is translated from the coding sequence ATGACAAAAAATACTGAACTGAAAAAAATCGTTGAAGAAGTTGGTAAAGATAAAATCTGGCGGCCGTTGTTCGATTTTGAGAACAATGCTTTAGCCTGCGGCGTAGGGCATGATATAGACGGAATCGATCCTGAATTTTCCGGGCTTGATTTCACTGGCAAAACTGTTTGCGATTTAGGGTGCAATCTGGGCCATTTTACCTTTCATGCCCATAAAGGCTGCGCAAAAGAAGTGGTCGGCTACGACATGGAGCCTAAAGTCATTGCCGGAGCAAAGAAGCTGGCAGCACTTTATAATATTGAAGGGGTTGATTTTAAAGTCTGCAACTTTGCATACGAAGAGCCGGAGCGCACTTTTGATATGGGGATGCTTATCGATATTCTGGGCAAGGTAAATATTGCCAAAGGGCATCTGATCCCGATTTTAAAAGGGCTTGAAAAGAGATCAAAGTCTGAAATGCTTATCACTTTCCGTCCTGTTTATCTGGTGGAAAGGCATTTGAAGATGAGCGAAGATGATTTTTTAAAGCTTTATCCGCAGGCTAAAATAGAAAACGGTTTTTTTAGTCTGCTCGATTTTGCCAAGGATCTTTTTGCTGAAAACTGGGATATGACCTATCTTTCCAAAGAATTGCCCGATGACGAGCAGTACAAGCGTACAATGTTTTTTATCCGTAAATAA
- a CDS encoding shikimate kinase: MKKEIDFIDIEFKVNEQDKRSAYVPGMAKDMVIGGRDSGNVFIFSLNDDLRKSIAGKVAEKLGRELVIIRRKDGNPMVEKVAAGNNQIVSMPRGAAKSAKNRSLLKANGKIVCIMSDFMTMLNATDGSEDAREQISLMLNRFEPSFMEAAHHIVRSDQSEEEILQDTLDKIAI, from the coding sequence ATGAAAAAAGAGATAGATTTTATAGATATAGAGTTCAAAGTCAACGAGCAGGATAAAAGAAGCGCTTACGTGCCGGGGATGGCCAAGGACATGGTTATCGGAGGGCGCGATTCCGGTAATGTATTCATTTTTTCTCTTAACGATGATCTGCGAAAATCTATCGCAGGTAAAGTCGCCGAAAAACTGGGGCGTGAGCTGGTCATCATCCGCCGTAAAGACGGTAATCCAATGGTTGAAAAAGTTGCAGCCGGAAATAATCAAATTGTCAGTATGCCGCGCGGGGCCGCAAAATCTGCCAAAAATCGCAGCCTGCTTAAAGCAAACGGCAAAATCGTCTGCATCATGAGCGATTTTATGACTATGCTTAACGCCACCGATGGATCTGAAGATGCCCGTGAACAAATTTCACTGATGCTTAATCGTTTTGAACCGAGTTTTATGGAAGCCGCGCATCACATAGTTCGCTCCGACCAGAGTGAAGAGGAGATATTACAGGATACTCTGGATAAAATAGCTATTTAG
- a CDS encoding dimethylarginine dimethylaminohydrolase family protein, producing the protein MFSKAVVRHPAQNLGQGLTGADLGCPDMELAFAQHRTYVDCLKQAGIKVTALDAVEEYPDSVFVEDTAVMIPFDGGTAAFLTCPGADSRRGEVDVIQSALSIEVDEIIRMEGEGLMEGGDVLLMGKIFYVGIDTRTNMAGYEQFSKAVGRFGYKSIPVPYNDGMPHLKTELSALDEETLIMSCRFKEHKAFSKFEKLITPEDEEYCANCLYLGRKLLVPAGFPATAELLDKKGFTPDYINMSEFQKMDGGLTCLSLRW; encoded by the coding sequence ATGTTCAGCAAAGCCGTTGTAAGACACCCCGCCCAGAATCTGGGACAAGGATTGACCGGAGCAGATCTGGGCTGCCCGGATATGGAACTGGCCTTTGCCCAGCACCGGACATATGTTGACTGCTTAAAACAGGCCGGCATCAAAGTAACCGCGCTTGACGCAGTAGAAGAATATCCGGACTCAGTCTTTGTTGAAGACACAGCAGTCATGATTCCTTTTGACGGTGGAACTGCCGCTTTTCTGACTTGTCCCGGGGCAGATTCCAGACGTGGTGAAGTAGATGTCATTCAGTCAGCCCTCAGCATCGAAGTGGATGAAATCATCCGCATGGAAGGCGAGGGACTCATGGAGGGCGGAGATGTTCTGCTTATGGGTAAAATATTCTACGTCGGAATAGACACCAGAACCAACATGGCAGGCTATGAGCAATTTTCCAAAGCTGTCGGCAGATTCGGATACAAAAGTATACCCGTCCCTTACAATGATGGTATGCCGCACCTTAAAACCGAACTTTCTGCTCTGGACGAAGAAACTCTGATTATGAGCTGCCGCTTCAAGGAACATAAGGCTTTCAGTAAATTCGAAAAGCTGATCACGCCTGAAGATGAAGAATATTGCGCCAACTGTCTCTATCTAGGCAGAAAACTGCTGGTACCGGCAGGATTTCCCGCCACAGCAGAACTATTAGACAAAAAAGGCTTCACTCCCGACTACATCAATATGTCAGAATTCCAGAAAATGGACGGAGGTCTTACCTGCCTGTCCCTTCGCTGGTAA
- a CDS encoding glycosyltransferase family 2 protein produces MVNGKKVVMVMPAYNAASTLKKTIDELPVDIVDEILLVDDCSRDDTVSQAESLGIKTVVHTCNMGYGGNQKTCYKTALDLGADVVVMVHPDYQYTPLIISAMVSPIANGVFDCMLGSRILGTGARKGGMPVYKYIANRALTFFQNIMVGYHLSEYHTGYRAFSRELLERIPFDGNSDDFVFDNQMLCQIIYAGYDIGEVTCPTRYMDDSSSISFKRSVQYGLGVLKCSWETAAHRVGWIKSEFLKDVKKRTDS; encoded by the coding sequence ATGGTGAACGGTAAGAAAGTAGTAATGGTCATGCCCGCTTACAATGCGGCTTCCACGCTTAAAAAGACTATAGATGAACTGCCCGTAGATATTGTTGATGAAATTTTGCTGGTTGATGATTGCAGCCGCGATGATACTGTTTCGCAAGCTGAAAGTCTGGGCATAAAAACCGTGGTTCACACTTGCAACATGGGCTATGGGGGCAATCAGAAGACCTGTTATAAAACTGCTCTTGATCTCGGAGCAGATGTTGTTGTTATGGTTCACCCTGATTACCAGTACACCCCGCTGATTATTTCAGCCATGGTTTCGCCCATTGCCAACGGGGTTTTTGACTGTATGCTTGGGTCCAGAATACTTGGAACCGGAGCGCGCAAAGGTGGAATGCCTGTTTATAAATACATAGCCAACCGTGCACTGACGTTTTTTCAGAATATAATGGTCGGCTATCATCTTTCTGAATATCATACTGGATACCGTGCTTTTTCCCGTGAGCTTTTGGAGAGGATTCCATTTGATGGAAACAGCGATGACTTTGTTTTTGATAACCAGATGCTCTGCCAGATTATTTATGCCGGGTACGATATCGGGGAAGTGACCTGTCCGACCCGTTATATGGATGACTCCTCGTCAATAAGTTTCAAGCGTTCTGTTCAATACGGGCTGGGCGTACTTAAGTGTTCATGGGAAACTGCGGCGCACAGGGTGGGCTGGATTAAAAGCGAATTTCTTAAAGACGTAAAAAAACGCACTGACAGCTAA
- a CDS encoding tetratricopeptide repeat protein: MTGFRAGTDRKRKMIAAALLSALVLIVYSQCGGFELVTYDDTSYVTGNERVMEGLSVDNVGWAFSTFQLSNYHPLTVTSHMLDTSLFGDSAGARHLVNVFFHLLNVLLLFFFLVKATSERAEGGLIPAFFAAAFFAVHPVHVESVAWVSERKDVLSTFFWLAAMHCWLVWVKEKNMSGYALTFFFTGLGILAKPMVVTLPAALLLLDIWPLNRVDLKHKPVSRLIKLAVEKWPLFALSVLSSVLTIMAQKGGGAMQTIESFPLSLRASNALVSWGAYLGDLVAPANLAVFYPYPHEIPLWKPVLSALFILAVSIVCIRFIKKVPFIAVGWFWYLGTLVPVIGLVQVGDQAMADRYAYIPFIGLYMAISFGIACLVKEGRVPAKAAIAVGSIIVVVLLACSYTQAGYWRNSETLYLRALDVTENNHHMHYNYGNLLERKKESGKAAENFRAAIKADPSHYKAMTNLANILAQRGELMSAMELYQRALQIKPDYATAYANRGIAYHRQGKLDLALADYRRALELNPLLADSLVNIGILYYMRGDTSAAKESLRKALEIDPDNKLARKNLNMIP, from the coding sequence ATGACCGGATTTAGAGCGGGAACAGATCGGAAAAGAAAGATGATTGCGGCGGCCCTGCTGTCCGCGCTGGTACTCATTGTTTACAGTCAGTGCGGCGGGTTCGAACTGGTAACTTATGATGATACCAGCTACGTGACCGGCAATGAGCGCGTCATGGAAGGTCTATCAGTCGATAACGTCGGTTGGGCTTTCAGCACATTCCAGCTTTCCAACTATCATCCGCTGACTGTTACTTCGCATATGCTGGATACTTCCCTTTTTGGAGATTCTGCCGGTGCGCGCCATCTGGTTAATGTCTTTTTTCACCTGCTCAACGTACTGCTGTTATTCTTTTTTCTTGTTAAGGCTACATCAGAGCGGGCGGAAGGCGGGCTGATTCCTGCATTCTTTGCTGCGGCCTTTTTTGCAGTACATCCTGTTCATGTTGAGTCTGTGGCATGGGTATCAGAACGTAAGGATGTTCTTTCCACTTTTTTCTGGCTGGCAGCTATGCATTGCTGGCTTGTCTGGGTGAAAGAAAAGAATATGTCCGGCTATGCTTTGACGTTCTTTTTTACCGGACTTGGGATTCTTGCCAAGCCTATGGTGGTAACCCTTCCTGCTGCGTTGCTGCTGCTTGATATCTGGCCGCTGAACCGGGTTGACTTAAAACATAAACCCGTTTCCAGACTTATTAAACTGGCAGTGGAAAAATGGCCTCTTTTTGCTCTTTCTGTATTATCATCGGTGCTTACAATTATGGCCCAGAAGGGCGGCGGGGCTATGCAGACCATTGAGTCGTTCCCTTTGAGTCTACGGGCATCGAATGCGCTTGTTTCGTGGGGAGCATATCTTGGAGATCTGGTAGCTCCTGCAAATCTGGCTGTTTTTTATCCCTATCCTCATGAAATTCCACTTTGGAAGCCGGTACTGTCAGCTCTTTTTATCCTTGCTGTATCAATTGTCTGTATCCGGTTTATTAAAAAAGTACCTTTCATCGCTGTCGGCTGGTTCTGGTATCTGGGAACTCTTGTTCCGGTTATAGGGCTGGTACAGGTCGGGGATCAGGCTATGGCTGACCGATATGCCTATATTCCGTTCATAGGGTTGTATATGGCAATATCATTCGGAATCGCCTGTCTGGTAAAAGAGGGGCGTGTGCCGGCTAAGGCAGCAATTGCTGTCGGATCAATTATTGTCGTTGTTTTGCTTGCCTGTTCTTATACTCAGGCCGGATATTGGAGGAACAGCGAGACTTTGTACCTGCGCGCTCTGGATGTGACTGAAAATAATCATCACATGCACTATAATTACGGTAATCTGCTGGAGCGTAAAAAGGAATCCGGCAAGGCTGCTGAAAATTTCCGGGCAGCGATTAAAGCCGACCCGTCTCACTATAAGGCTATGACCAATCTTGCCAATATTCTTGCTCAGCGTGGTGAACTGATGAGTGCTATGGAGCTTTATCAGCGCGCACTTCAGATCAAACCTGACTATGCCACGGCTTACGCTAATCGGGGCATTGCCTATCACAGACAGGGCAAGCTTGATTTAGCTCTGGCTGATTATCGCAGGGCTTTGGAGTTAAACCCTCTTCTGGCTGATTCCCTGGTCAATATCGGGATTCTTTATTATATGCGCGGTGATACTTCCGCTGCCAAAGAGTCGCTTCGAAAGGCTCTGGAAATCGATCCAGATAACAAGCTTGCCCGTAAAAATCTGAATATGATTCCTTGA
- a CDS encoding DUF401 family protein produces the protein MDFFVNLLPLLKILFVFVCMLVGIRLKLGVGPSILIGAVVLAFFTSMGAWVFLETAGAAVADEKTIFLGLIVALIMVLSGLLERTGQAGRIMESLAGYLKNPRLRLVFFPALIGLLPMPGGAIFSAPMIQEAACGLDVSGRDKVVINYWFRHVWELAWPLFPGMILGAALCGMSIFEFIGYTFPGTIFCIALGWFFFLRPSVLPMNGNNKACENHPPKGGLKKVVKEGLPLITAIGGAFIFEGILSFIFPGIPFEAGIILALFAAVCCALFANSGSMKIVCGLLVEKRFLNMVFMIVCVFVFKDILGACGLVDELARLAGGEAALIAAAVLVPFLIGFIAGITLAFVGAAMPLVVGLVHAAGLSEQLPAWMTLCMFSGFAGIMASPLHICFLLTCEYFKVELYSAWKKVAMPSMVLMLLGVAYFFVLL, from the coding sequence ATGGATTTCTTTGTCAACCTCCTTCCTTTATTAAAGATCCTTTTTGTTTTTGTCTGTATGCTGGTCGGGATCAGGCTCAAGCTTGGTGTCGGGCCGTCCATTTTGATCGGCGCGGTGGTGCTGGCTTTTTTTACTTCTATGGGCGCATGGGTGTTTCTCGAAACCGCCGGAGCAGCTGTTGCTGATGAGAAAACTATTTTTCTAGGACTCATTGTAGCCCTGATCATGGTGCTTAGCGGCCTTCTCGAACGCACTGGTCAGGCGGGTAGAATTATGGAGTCATTGGCTGGATATTTGAAAAATCCCCGCCTGCGGCTGGTCTTTTTTCCGGCTTTGATCGGACTGCTGCCCATGCCCGGTGGAGCTATATTTTCTGCGCCCATGATTCAGGAGGCAGCATGCGGCCTTGATGTTTCCGGACGCGACAAAGTTGTTATCAACTACTGGTTTCGTCATGTATGGGAATTGGCGTGGCCTCTTTTTCCGGGGATGATTCTCGGGGCAGCTTTATGTGGCATGTCCATTTTTGAGTTTATCGGCTACACTTTTCCCGGCACTATTTTCTGCATTGCACTGGGCTGGTTTTTCTTCCTGCGCCCTTCTGTGCTGCCTATGAACGGCAATAACAAGGCATGTGAGAACCATCCCCCCAAAGGCGGGCTGAAGAAAGTTGTTAAGGAAGGTTTACCGCTTATCACAGCCATTGGCGGGGCGTTTATTTTTGAGGGAATATTGTCCTTTATATTTCCGGGAATTCCTTTTGAAGCAGGTATTATTCTAGCTCTTTTTGCCGCAGTCTGCTGCGCGCTCTTTGCTAATTCCGGTTCCATGAAAATTGTTTGTGGATTACTGGTGGAAAAACGCTTTTTAAACATGGTCTTCATGATTGTGTGCGTTTTTGTATTTAAAGATATTTTAGGAGCCTGCGGACTGGTGGATGAGCTGGCCCGGCTGGCAGGAGGCGAGGCGGCGCTTATTGCAGCTGCGGTTCTTGTTCCTTTTTTAATAGGCTTTATTGCCGGGATTACTCTGGCATTTGTCGGGGCTGCAATGCCGCTGGTGGTTGGACTTGTTCATGCGGCCGGTCTTTCTGAGCAGCTGCCGGCCTGGATGACGCTGTGTATGTTTTCCGGATTTGCCGGAATTATGGCTTCACCTCTGCACATATGTTTTTTGCTGACCTGTGAATATTTTAAGGTTGAACTATATTCTGCATGGAAAAAGGTTGCCATGCCCAGCATGGTACTTATGTTGCTCGGGGTAGCGTACTTTTTTGTTTTGCTGTAA
- a CDS encoding peptidylprolyl isomerase: MSNPVVLMETPEGDVLIELLEDKAPKTVANFLTYVDEGFYEGTLFHRVIDNFMVQGGGFDFSMNEKETHAPVENEADNGVANEKGTIAMARTMDPHSATAQFFINVKDNAFLNHSGKNPQGWGYCVFGKVIDGMEAIEKIKKVKTRAYGPMDDVPVDPISIISMKRFEA, from the coding sequence ATGTCCAATCCCGTAGTATTGATGGAAACACCTGAGGGTGATGTCCTGATTGAGCTTTTGGAAGATAAAGCACCTAAAACTGTTGCAAATTTTCTGACCTATGTTGACGAAGGTTTTTACGAAGGAACTCTTTTTCACAGAGTTATTGATAACTTCATGGTTCAGGGCGGCGGCTTTGATTTCTCCATGAATGAGAAAGAAACTCATGCTCCTGTTGAAAATGAAGCTGATAATGGTGTTGCTAACGAAAAGGGTACAATTGCTATGGCTCGCACCATGGACCCTCATTCTGCAACCGCACAGTTTTTTATTAATGTGAAAGACAACGCTTTTCTGAACCATTCCGGCAAGAATCCACAGGGTTGGGGTTACTGCGTATTCGGTAAAGTCATTGACGGTATGGAAGCTATTGAAAAAATTAAAAAAGTAAAAACCCGTGCATACGGCCCTATGGATGATGTTCCGGTTGATCCGATCAGCATTATCTCCATGAAGCGTTTTGAAGCTTAA
- a CDS encoding HD domain-containing phosphohydrolase, translating to MDNSELTILVIDDEAFVRETISDYLSDSGFEILGAGDGEEGLDVFRKESPDAVLVDLNMPKVDGFEVLKEISAESPDTPIIVVSGAGLIQDAIKAVRLGAWDFVTKPIVDLKILEHALGQGLERASLIAENRRYKEHLEAEVEKRTEDLRHEVKVRREAQEAFMALQDEVIETQKEIILTLGEVVETRSNETANHVRRVAELSYILARRYGLEKEEADLLRLASPMHDVGKIGIPDTILNKPGKLTPDEIKVIQTHTTIGHEILKHSERPIIKAAAIVAYEHHERWDGTGYPQGLSGEEINIYGRITGIADVFDALGSERVYKKAWSIEKIKGYFAEGRGKQFDPQLTDLFFDGIDEILELRRKHPDG from the coding sequence TTGGATAACTCTGAATTAACAATCCTTGTCATTGATGACGAGGCCTTCGTTCGTGAAACAATAAGTGATTATCTCAGTGATTCCGGTTTTGAAATATTGGGAGCCGGTGACGGTGAAGAAGGTCTTGACGTTTTCAGGAAAGAAAGCCCTGATGCTGTTCTGGTTGATTTGAATATGCCCAAGGTTGACGGGTTTGAGGTGCTCAAGGAGATTTCAGCTGAAAGTCCTGATACACCGATCATAGTCGTCTCCGGGGCCGGATTGATTCAGGATGCAATAAAGGCTGTAAGGCTGGGTGCTTGGGATTTTGTTACCAAGCCCATTGTTGATTTGAAAATCCTTGAACACGCCCTCGGGCAGGGGCTTGAAAGAGCTTCTCTTATCGCGGAAAACAGACGCTACAAAGAGCATCTCGAAGCTGAGGTTGAAAAAAGAACTGAAGACCTGCGTCACGAAGTAAAAGTCAGAAGGGAAGCGCAGGAAGCTTTCATGGCTTTGCAGGACGAGGTTATTGAAACTCAAAAAGAAATTATTCTCACCCTCGGCGAAGTTGTGGAAACCCGTTCCAATGAAACGGCCAACCATGTACGCCGCGTTGCAGAACTTTCCTACATACTTGCCCGCCGCTATGGACTTGAAAAGGAGGAAGCCGATCTTTTACGTCTTGCCTCCCCCATGCATGATGTCGGAAAAATAGGTATTCCAGATACCATTTTAAACAAACCCGGAAAGCTCACCCCCGATGAAATTAAAGTGATCCAGACCCACACAACGATCGGGCACGAAATTTTAAAGCACTCCGAAAGGCCCATCATCAAAGCGGCTGCCATTGTCGCCTACGAACATCATGAACGCTGGGACGGTACGGGATATCCTCAGGGTCTTTCCGGTGAAGAAATCAATATATACGGACGTATAACCGGAATCGCTGATGTGTTCGATGCTCTTGGCAGTGAACGGGTGTACAAAAAGGCTTGGTCTATTGAAAAAATCAAAGGCTATTTTGCTGAAGGCAGGGGCAAGCAATTTGACCCGCAGCTCACAGATTTATTTTTTGACGGTATAGACGAAATACTTGAATTGCGCCGTAAACATCCTGACGGCTAG
- a CDS encoding 4Fe-4S binding protein, producing the protein MKKDLQKFIPDTATGKFLKQALEDRNMSMKDVLHRYMYTRWPKAYIGAALGENNLAPVADFISSLIASPVDKEKQQLLKNNFAKTYPSKIITTEEAIKLIKISKSINTALPEASTPFKNATDFALQDPDHIVAFECSCRASSKSPCHPLDVCLIVGEPFASFAAKNHADKTRRITEDDAIRILEAENARGHVHHAFFKDIMLGRFYAICNCCPCCCQAMEAIQNGIPMLIPSGYIAVVDPHKCIGCGQCMEYCPFDAMKVRDKRMHINPRKCMGCGVCTNKCRKDALRLARNKKHPEPLLADKLDK; encoded by the coding sequence ATGAAAAAAGATTTGCAAAAGTTCATACCTGACACCGCAACCGGTAAATTCCTGAAGCAGGCTCTTGAGGACCGGAACATGTCCATGAAGGATGTCCTTCACAGGTACATGTACACCCGCTGGCCCAAAGCTTACATCGGTGCGGCTCTGGGGGAAAACAACCTCGCCCCTGTTGCGGACTTCATATCAAGTCTCATTGCTTCTCCAGTTGATAAAGAAAAACAGCAACTACTCAAAAATAATTTTGCTAAAACATATCCCAGCAAAATTATCACCACCGAAGAAGCCATAAAGCTGATAAAAATAAGCAAAAGCATAAACACTGCCTTGCCGGAAGCCAGCACGCCCTTCAAAAATGCCACAGATTTTGCCCTGCAGGACCCCGATCATATCGTTGCCTTTGAATGCTCCTGTCGGGCATCAAGCAAAAGTCCATGTCACCCGCTGGACGTATGCCTCATCGTAGGAGAACCCTTTGCCTCCTTCGCTGCAAAGAACCACGCGGATAAAACCAGACGCATAACCGAAGATGATGCCATACGAATCCTCGAAGCAGAAAATGCCAGAGGACATGTGCATCATGCATTTTTCAAAGATATCATGCTCGGCAGATTCTACGCCATATGCAATTGCTGCCCATGTTGCTGTCAGGCTATGGAAGCCATACAGAACGGCATTCCTATGCTAATCCCTTCAGGCTACATCGCCGTGGTGGACCCGCACAAATGCATCGGTTGCGGCCAGTGCATGGAATACTGTCCCTTCGATGCCATGAAGGTCCGCGACAAACGAATGCACATCAACCCCCGAAAATGCATGGGCTGCGGCGTATGCACCAACAAATGCCGCAAAGATGCATTACGGCTCGCACGCAACAAAAAGCACCCTGAACCATTGCTTGCTGACAAGCTTGATAAATAG
- a CDS encoding STAS domain-containing protein, with protein sequence MDITIRRHGDTVIVGMGERVDAYGAGELDKALDRLLADEKLACMAFDMSEVRYISSAGIRSIVRTLKKLKSRNGALALSGLQSYCRNVLDTAGMTRSLNIFKNRSEAMNFLQSVHWERQALDNWDRMEKMDSPIGHFRFIPGENTQADVKVVGSLADIYHSRVDETRMFSRRFDQTEYSIGVGGLGEVPDDYMNVLGTMITIGGTMAWLPTDGHDLADFLIPQNDTGSVMIRTPFNLALSGGFNEYIMFESSEEGGTTLDKLYRGLFLLARRRRRDFKGVMGVAAWMQTSELLAGTLMKSPIKKFAPENKRTIYDPANSDDWFRRDVLPRYRDVTCLICGVGVDLSCDLSVYDQAGLYAAFYIDPATAGDKGQILNNHGAVFEQVAMPERMVCLDKVVREVSAKAEFKDMRKLRDKTRVTRAFLGVSYTQKLLRDTSGWQGIAGERPVSRNVAERRYKQEADFPNVPEKREAELNKFKQFLEAQQAKLSVKKD encoded by the coding sequence ATGGATATAACAATACGCCGCCATGGCGATACCGTGATCGTAGGTATGGGGGAAAGGGTTGATGCTTATGGCGCAGGGGAGCTGGATAAGGCACTGGACAGGTTGCTTGCTGATGAAAAATTAGCTTGTATGGCTTTTGATATGAGTGAGGTGCGTTATATCAGCAGTGCCGGAATCCGTTCGATTGTGCGGACCCTGAAAAAATTGAAATCCAGAAATGGCGCGTTGGCTTTGTCCGGCTTGCAGTCCTATTGCAGAAACGTGCTTGATACTGCCGGAATGACCCGTTCGTTAAATATTTTCAAAAACCGCAGTGAGGCAATGAATTTCCTTCAATCCGTGCATTGGGAGCGTCAGGCTCTTGATAATTGGGATCGTATGGAAAAAATGGATTCACCTATCGGGCATTTCCGCTTCATTCCCGGAGAAAATACTCAGGCTGATGTTAAGGTTGTCGGCTCACTGGCTGATATCTATCATTCACGGGTAGATGAAACACGCATGTTTTCCCGTCGCTTTGACCAGACGGAATATTCCATCGGCGTGGGAGGTCTGGGCGAGGTTCCGGATGATTATATGAATGTGCTGGGTACGATGATCACGATAGGTGGAACTATGGCCTGGTTGCCGACCGACGGGCATGATCTGGCTGATTTTCTGATTCCGCAAAATGATACCGGTTCAGTGATGATCAGAACTCCTTTCAATCTGGCGTTGTCCGGCGGATTTAATGAATATATAATGTTTGAGTCCTCCGAAGAAGGGGGGACTACACTTGATAAACTTTATCGGGGGCTTTTTTTGCTGGCCCGTAGAAGGCGCAGAGATTTTAAAGGTGTTATGGGAGTTGCCGCGTGGATGCAGACCAGTGAACTGCTTGCGGGGACTCTAATGAAATCGCCCATAAAAAAGTTTGCCCCTGAAAATAAACGTACTATCTACGATCCTGCTAATAGTGATGACTGGTTCAGGCGTGATGTGCTGCCCAGATATAGAGATGTCACCTGCCTGATTTGCGGGGTAGGGGTGGATCTTTCATGTGATTTATCTGTTTATGATCAGGCCGGTTTGTATGCTGCATTTTATATCGATCCGGCTACAGCCGGTGATAAAGGTCAGATTTTGAATAATCACGGGGCTGTTTTTGAACAGGTTGCCATGCCAGAGCGTATGGTTTGTCTTGATAAAGTGGTCAGGGAGGTTTCGGCTAAAGCTGAATTCAAGGATATGCGTAAATTGCGGGATAAAACCCGTGTCACCCGTGCTTTTCTCGGGGTCAGCTATACTCAGAAGTTACTCCGCGATACTTCCGGCTGGCAGGGCATCGCCGGAGAAAGGCCGGTTAGCAGAAATGTGGCGGAAAGAAGATATAAGCAGGAAGCTGATTTTCCCAATGTCCCTGAAAAGAGAGAGGCGGAGCTGAATAAATTCAAACAATTTCTGGAAGCTCAGCAAGCCAAGTTGAGTGTAAAGAAGGATTAA